Proteins encoded within one genomic window of Citrobacter amalonaticus Y19:
- a CDS encoding DUF2857 domain-containing protein — MFPSLNYAVLTNALAALKEGNFRYCETLGFTFDELNALNQLSLDELFIVSRASAQFMSITVRHDVLQQILTLSHQEAQRQQQINRAVRLGGSIALLNHFFGLTSNEVCTRRRLLGVTIPYGRTPIPDEAIDAEIWLSWKKNRSENLDTPDALEAMMQVTESLSSREKGPSLTTVWNRITLCEKETLNRRTSHAR; from the coding sequence ATGTTTCCCTCACTAAACTATGCGGTATTAACAAACGCCCTAGCCGCGCTCAAGGAAGGCAATTTTCGTTATTGTGAAACGTTAGGATTCACATTCGACGAATTGAATGCCCTCAATCAACTATCCCTCGACGAACTGTTTATCGTCAGTCGGGCATCGGCACAGTTTATGTCGATCACTGTCCGTCACGACGTTCTACAACAGATCCTGACGCTATCCCACCAGGAAGCGCAGCGCCAGCAGCAGATAAATCGCGCCGTCAGATTGGGAGGGTCTATTGCACTCCTGAATCACTTTTTTGGCCTCACCTCGAATGAGGTCTGCACTCGCCGCCGCTTGCTGGGTGTCACCATCCCTTATGGCCGAACGCCTATCCCAGATGAAGCCATTGATGCAGAAATTTGGCTGTCATGGAAAAAGAACCGCTCTGAAAACCTTGATACACCTGACGCACTAGAAGCCATGATGCAGGTCACTGAATCGTTGTCCTCTAGAGAAAAAGGGCCTTCCCTGACCACAGTGTGGAACCGTATCACTCTTTGTGAGAAAGAAACACTGAACAGGAGGACATCGCATGCCAGATGA
- a CDS encoding TraR/DksA family transcriptional regulator: protein MPDEIDRDQEFNEQRLEEMIEQNRFKPGTSPSLHYCRLCGELIPEKRRETLPGVTTCTECQTILERRQR from the coding sequence ATGCCAGATGAGATCGATCGCGATCAGGAATTTAATGAGCAACGCCTGGAGGAGATGATTGAACAGAACCGTTTCAAGCCAGGAACATCGCCCTCATTACATTACTGCCGTTTGTGCGGTGAACTCATTCCCGAGAAGCGGAGAGAAACCCTGCCGGGCGTGACAACCTGTACGGAATGCCAAACCATACTTGAGCGTCGTCAACGCTGA
- a CDS encoding AlpA family transcriptional regulator: protein MTSHQLLRLKQVEVKTGLKRSQIYLYMKEGTFPSSIKIGPASVAWLESEIDEWINFKLANRLTR from the coding sequence ATGACATCTCATCAGTTATTACGTCTGAAGCAAGTAGAAGTAAAAACCGGTCTGAAACGCTCACAAATCTACCTGTACATGAAAGAAGGCACCTTTCCCTCTTCAATAAAGATTGGGCCAGCCAGCGTCGCCTGGCTGGAATCCGAAATTGATGAATGGATTAACTTCAAATTAGCTAACCGTTTAACGCGCTGA
- a CDS encoding MipA/OmpV family protein: MRKIELSHKFRHSLLGHTLGKLLSGFVLALLATPILAAEQKQGNELTLGGGVEVAPRYSGSDENRVTTALVIDYSMVNGFFVSSTRGIGYGNNIGKFDYSAALSYRAGRKDRDVDSDSLSYGSDYLRGMGDVKGSAIGMLGLGYEVTDWLNLQLQAEVPVSQRSNGEALHFSIVSPLYTSSKNSVTLSLTSSWGTSKYMQTYYGVSASQSAASGFTRYDAKSGIYAYSLNMDWTHKLNQDWSVVAAAGFTQLAGDARNSPIVQRKTSPTGSLKVTYSF, encoded by the coding sequence ATGAGAAAGATCGAACTGAGTCATAAGTTCCGCCATTCACTCTTGGGGCATACCCTGGGAAAATTGTTGTCAGGATTTGTCCTAGCGTTACTGGCAACCCCAATATTGGCAGCAGAACAGAAACAGGGCAACGAGTTGACCCTAGGAGGAGGAGTGGAGGTTGCGCCACGTTATTCTGGTTCAGATGAAAACCGAGTCACGACGGCCCTAGTGATTGATTATTCAATGGTAAATGGTTTCTTCGTCAGCTCCACGCGTGGTATCGGTTACGGTAACAACATCGGCAAATTTGATTACAGCGCTGCGCTGAGTTATCGCGCTGGCCGAAAGGATCGTGACGTGGACAGCGACTCACTCAGCTACGGTAGCGACTACCTGCGCGGTATGGGTGACGTTAAAGGCTCAGCTATCGGTATGCTTGGTCTTGGATACGAGGTAACCGACTGGCTTAATTTGCAATTGCAGGCTGAGGTACCAGTTTCTCAGCGAAGCAATGGTGAGGCTCTGCATTTCAGCATTGTCAGCCCGCTTTATACGTCATCGAAAAACTCTGTGACGCTGTCGCTGACCAGTAGTTGGGGAACCAGTAAGTACATGCAGACTTACTACGGAGTAAGTGCTTCACAGTCGGCCGCATCGGGGTTTACTCGATATGATGCCAAGTCTGGAATTTATGCCTACTCACTGAATATGGACTGGACACACAAGCTTAATCAAGACTGGAGCGTAGTTGCCGCAGCAGGTTTTACGCAGTTGGCTGGTGATGCACGAAATAGTCCAATTGTTCAGCGAAAAACATCGCCCACGGGCAGCCTGAAGGTGACATATAGCTTCTGA
- a CDS encoding sensor histidine kinase — protein MRNFWHYLRIPTLVRRIMIAQMLLLTLIWCIFLTYILWDNLRSPPMLSGSKTYETILTVVDRMGDRPHDLTDVLEKFSKALREGYGGGEDPKMSISLIVRKNKEIIYSSDGAPVGVANTGYGMIQNIQSNGRTWTSRTLKSRSSDTEVTLLTPAGGWNFFIYLNSRGYYILPLLVCIPFLLFPAWLSIRIAMRPWNKVANEVSLRTPEDISPLKAVPKHKELRQIVDAINIFLARVRESTERERTFIADAAHELRTPLAAMRVNVEALQSDVSNFSQQELLAGIIRSNSRAARLVNQLLVLMHSEARIDTVMEPVPLTTLIQERMAELAPLAAENRIELEFYAHDEVWITGVRERLMSLIDNLIENAVKYSPEGGRVEVEVRSLDKSTQLRISDAGPGIRVELRERVFDRFFRDPNQIQSGSGLGLAIVKAVAQQHNSSVFLSTSAEGGLMVIVDIPNQNSV, from the coding sequence ATGCGTAATTTTTGGCACTATCTGAGAATCCCAACGCTAGTACGGCGAATTATGATCGCCCAGATGCTATTACTCACGCTGATTTGGTGTATTTTTCTGACCTACATTTTATGGGATAACTTACGTAGCCCTCCAATGCTATCAGGCAGCAAAACCTATGAAACCATTCTGACAGTGGTGGATCGTATGGGGGATCGCCCGCACGATCTAACCGATGTGCTGGAAAAATTCAGCAAAGCATTGCGGGAAGGCTATGGCGGAGGCGAAGACCCAAAAATGTCAATCAGCCTAATCGTTCGGAAAAATAAAGAGATAATTTATTCATCTGATGGCGCTCCGGTAGGAGTGGCAAACACCGGTTATGGGATGATTCAAAATATTCAGAGTAACGGTCGCACTTGGACTAGCCGTACTCTGAAGTCTAGGAGCTCCGACACAGAGGTGACACTGCTCACTCCTGCTGGAGGCTGGAACTTCTTCATATACCTGAACTCGCGCGGATATTACATATTACCGCTGCTGGTATGCATTCCCTTTCTTTTGTTTCCAGCGTGGCTGTCAATCCGCATTGCAATGCGTCCTTGGAACAAGGTGGCAAATGAAGTTTCCTTACGAACGCCAGAAGATATTTCTCCCTTAAAAGCAGTGCCAAAGCATAAGGAGCTTCGCCAAATAGTGGACGCGATTAATATATTCCTTGCTAGGGTAAGAGAAAGCACTGAAAGGGAACGGACTTTCATTGCAGATGCCGCTCACGAGTTGCGTACTCCGCTGGCTGCAATGCGAGTCAATGTTGAGGCTTTGCAGTCCGATGTAAGCAACTTTAGTCAACAGGAATTGCTTGCAGGGATTATTCGTAGCAATAGCCGTGCTGCTCGTCTCGTCAATCAGTTGCTGGTGCTGATGCACAGTGAAGCACGCATTGACACTGTTATGGAGCCTGTACCGCTGACGACGCTAATACAAGAGCGAATGGCTGAGTTGGCACCGCTAGCTGCTGAGAACAGAATTGAGCTTGAGTTCTACGCTCATGATGAAGTCTGGATTACAGGTGTCAGGGAACGCCTAATGTCGCTGATCGACAACTTAATTGAAAATGCTGTGAAGTACAGTCCTGAGGGCGGGCGGGTTGAGGTAGAGGTACGATCATTAGATAAATCCACTCAATTGCGTATCTCAGATGCAGGGCCCGGAATCAGGGTTGAATTGAGGGAGAGGGTGTTCGACAGATTTTTCCGTGATCCCAATCAGATACAAAGCGGGAGCGGATTGGGGCTTGCAATAGTCAAAGCGGTTGCGCAGCAACATAACAGCAGTGTTTTCCTAAGTACGTCTGCAGAAGGTGGGCTCATGGTTATTGTTGATATACCAAATCAAAATTCCGTCTGA
- a CDS encoding EmmdR/YeeO family multidrug/toxin efflux MATE transporter, translated as MNVSAALRQAVARTPWYAKRKRYKVLFWREITPLAVPIFLENTCVLLMGVLSTFLVSWLGKEAMAGVGLADSFNMVIMAFFAAIDLGTTVVVAFSLGKRDRRRARAAARQSLVIMTLFAVILAAVIHYFGAQIINVVAGEATAEVKELALTYLELTVISYPAAAIALIGSGALRGAGNTKIPLLINGGMNILNIIISSILIYGIFSWQGVGFVGAGLGLTISRYIGAVAIIWVLMIGFNPALRISLKSYFKPLNFAIIWEVMGIGIPASIESVLFNGGKLLTQMFVAGMGTSVIAGNFIAFSIAALINLPGNALGSASTIITGRRLGNGQIAQAEIQLRHVFWLSTIGLTAIAWLSAPFAGLMASFYTHDQEVKDVVVILIWLNAAFMPIWAASWVLPSGFKGARDARFAMWVSMLGMWGCRVVAGYTLGIVLGWGVVGVWMGMFFDWAVRAVLFYCRMVSGRWLWKYPRAKHEKVTKSPVVSE; from the coding sequence TTGAACGTCTCCGCAGCCCTACGCCAGGCCGTCGCTCGCACGCCCTGGTATGCTAAACGCAAGCGTTATAAGGTACTTTTCTGGCGCGAAATTACCCCGCTTGCTGTGCCTATTTTTCTCGAGAATACCTGTGTTTTGCTGATGGGCGTACTCAGTACGTTTCTGGTCAGTTGGCTGGGGAAGGAGGCGATGGCCGGCGTCGGTCTGGCCGACAGTTTCAATATGGTGATTATGGCCTTTTTTGCTGCTATCGATCTGGGGACGACGGTCGTGGTGGCTTTTAGTCTCGGTAAGCGCGATCGCAGACGCGCCCGAGCCGCGGCCCGGCAATCTCTGGTGATTATGACGCTGTTTGCCGTGATTCTGGCGGCGGTGATTCACTACTTTGGTGCGCAGATTATCAATGTTGTGGCGGGAGAAGCGACAGCGGAAGTGAAAGAGTTGGCGCTGACTTATCTGGAATTAACGGTCATTAGCTATCCCGCAGCGGCAATTGCCCTGATTGGCAGCGGTGCGTTGCGGGGGGCGGGCAATACGAAAATCCCACTGTTGATTAATGGTGGGATGAATATCCTCAACATCATCATCAGTAGTATCCTGATTTACGGGATTTTTTCCTGGCAAGGGGTCGGCTTTGTTGGCGCTGGACTGGGCCTGACCATATCGCGTTATATTGGCGCGGTCGCCATTATCTGGGTGCTGATGATTGGATTTAATCCGGCTCTGCGCATATCACTGAAAAGTTATTTTAAACCACTTAACTTCGCCATCATCTGGGAAGTCATGGGGATTGGTATCCCTGCCAGTATTGAATCGGTACTGTTCAACGGCGGCAAGTTGTTAACGCAGATGTTCGTCGCCGGGATGGGGACCAGCGTTATTGCCGGCAATTTCATTGCTTTCTCCATTGCCGCGCTAATTAATCTACCGGGGAACGCGCTGGGATCTGCATCCACCATCATTACCGGAAGACGTCTGGGGAACGGACAGATTGCCCAGGCAGAGATTCAACTGCGCCACGTGTTCTGGCTTTCCACCATTGGCCTGACGGCTATCGCCTGGTTGAGCGCACCGTTTGCCGGGCTGATGGCATCGTTTTACACCCACGATCAGGAGGTAAAAGACGTTGTTGTCATCCTGATTTGGCTCAACGCGGCATTTATGCCGATCTGGGCTGCTTCCTGGGTTTTACCTTCGGGGTTTAAAGGCGCGCGCGATGCGCGTTTCGCCATGTGGGTATCGATGCTGGGAATGTGGGGCTGCCGTGTGGTTGCTGGCTATACGCTGGGGATCGTGCTTGGCTGGGGTGTCGTGGGGGTCTGGATGGGGATGTTCTTCGACTGGGCAGTACGTGCAGTGCTGTTTTATTGCCGTATGGTCAGTGGTCGTTGGCTGTGGAAATACCCGCGAGCGAAACATGAAAAGGTGACAAAATCCCCCGTTGTGTCTGAATAA
- a CDS encoding tyrosine-type recombinase/integrase, translated as MSLNDSKIRNLKPSEKPFKVSDSHGLYLLVNPGGSRLWYLKYRINRKESRLGLGAYPDVSLADARQQRDGIRKLLAQNINPAQQRSAERTTNSPEKTFKHVALDWHKSNRTWSENHATRLLASMNNHIFPIIGHLPVTELKTRHFIDLLKGIEKKGLLEVAARTRQHMCNIMRHAVHQELIEHNPAANLDGIIAPPVKRHYPALPLERLSELLTRVEDYQQGRELTRLAVSLTLHLFIRSSELRFARWSEIDFRNKIWTIPATRESIPGVRYSGRGAKMRTPHIVPLSRQSIAILKQIRDISGHQELIFPGDHNPYKPMCENTVNKALRLMGYDTKEEICGHGFRAMACSALMESGLWAQDAVERQMSHQERNSVRAAYNHKAEYLDARKAMMQWWSNYLDTCREAYVPPYIWGSRG; from the coding sequence ATGTCTCTTAACGACTCAAAAATCCGCAACTTAAAACCATCCGAAAAACCCTTCAAAGTCTCCGACTCTCACGGTCTATACCTTTTAGTTAATCCAGGCGGTTCACGTCTCTGGTATCTCAAATATCGTATCAATAGAAAAGAATCCCGCCTCGGCTTAGGTGCCTATCCTGATGTCTCTCTGGCTGATGCTCGTCAACAACGTGACGGTATCCGTAAATTGCTGGCGCAGAATATCAATCCAGCTCAACAACGTTCTGCTGAAAGAACCACTAACTCACCCGAAAAAACCTTCAAGCATGTTGCACTGGACTGGCATAAAAGCAACCGAACATGGTCGGAGAACCACGCAACTCGTCTGCTTGCCAGCATGAACAATCATATCTTCCCGATAATTGGACACCTGCCAGTCACAGAACTGAAAACCCGCCATTTCATCGACCTGCTGAAAGGGATTGAGAAAAAAGGTCTGCTGGAAGTGGCGGCACGCACCCGGCAGCATATGTGCAATATAATGCGCCATGCCGTGCATCAAGAGTTGATAGAGCATAATCCGGCGGCCAATCTGGACGGTATCATCGCCCCTCCCGTTAAACGCCACTACCCTGCCCTTCCTTTGGAGCGACTATCGGAGCTGTTGACTCGCGTAGAGGACTATCAGCAAGGACGAGAATTAACCCGCCTCGCGGTATCACTCACCCTGCACCTGTTCATCCGTTCCAGCGAGTTGCGCTTTGCCCGTTGGTCTGAGATCGATTTTAGAAACAAAATCTGGACCATTCCGGCTACCCGTGAATCCATTCCTGGTGTGCGTTATTCCGGGCGTGGTGCCAAAATGCGCACGCCACATATCGTTCCCCTCTCTCGCCAGTCCATCGCTATACTGAAACAGATACGGGATATATCCGGGCATCAGGAACTGATATTCCCCGGTGACCATAATCCATATAAACCAATGTGCGAAAACACGGTCAACAAGGCGCTGCGCTTGATGGGTTATGACACCAAAGAGGAAATCTGCGGCCACGGATTCCGCGCAATGGCCTGTAGTGCCCTGATGGAATCTGGACTGTGGGCGCAGGATGCGGTTGAGCGCCAAATGAGCCATCAGGAACGCAATAGCGTTCGAGCGGCTTACAACCATAAAGCAGAATATCTCGATGCCCGAAAAGCGATGATGCAATGGTGGTCAAATTATCTGGATACGTGCAGGGAAGCCTATGTGCCACCGTATATCTGGGGATCAAGGGGATAA
- a CDS encoding response regulator transcription factor, with product MKILLIEDDIDLGNGVRIALTDQGLDVIWVRRKVDALHQLDVWVPELVLLDLGLPDGDGMSLMARLRQQFKGIPVIILTARGTLQDRLTGLDAGADDYLVKPFVLAELLARVRALVRRSYGFQNEVIEIRGLTLHVPTRRVTVSERHVDLTASEYALLETLMSRADRVMTRSFLEERIFGAKENMSNALDVHMGNLRRKIGDGYVRTVRGVGFVIDTVPIQKGGG from the coding sequence GTGAAAATTCTCCTAATCGAAGACGACATAGATCTCGGCAATGGTGTACGTATTGCCCTCACAGACCAGGGATTAGATGTCATATGGGTTCGCCGTAAAGTGGATGCTCTGCATCAACTCGATGTATGGGTGCCAGAACTTGTATTGCTCGATCTCGGCCTGCCCGACGGTGATGGCATGAGCTTGATGGCGCGTCTGCGTCAGCAGTTCAAGGGGATCCCCGTCATCATCCTGACTGCTCGAGGCACGCTGCAAGATCGCTTGACTGGGCTGGATGCTGGTGCTGACGACTATCTCGTCAAACCTTTTGTTCTCGCCGAGTTATTGGCTAGGGTAAGAGCACTTGTGCGGCGCAGTTATGGTTTTCAGAATGAGGTGATAGAGATTCGAGGGCTAACTCTCCATGTGCCGACTCGTCGCGTGACCGTGAGCGAAAGGCATGTTGATTTGACGGCAAGTGAATACGCGCTGCTTGAAACGTTAATGTCGCGTGCTGACCGTGTTATGACACGTAGTTTTCTGGAAGAAAGAATCTTCGGTGCAAAAGAAAATATGAGTAATGCGCTCGATGTACATATGGGAAATTTGCGTCGCAAAATCGGTGACGGCTATGTGCGAACGGTGAGAGGTGTTGGGTTTGTCATTGATACCGTACCCATTCAGAAGGGGGGAGGTTGA